In one Legionella clemsonensis genomic region, the following are encoded:
- a CDS encoding catalase yields MDKKREKKLHENSKKQQMEEFSSDHSGQFLTTNHGLRINHTDDSLKAGARGPTIMEDFHFREKLTHFDHERIPERVVHARGSGAYGYFQVYESLEDLTMAKFLHDPQQKTPTFVRFSTVVGFRGSADTVRDVRGFATKFYTEQGNYDLVGNNMPIFFIQDGIKFPDLVHSIKPEQDNQMPQASAAHDTFWDFVANTPESAHMIMWVLSDRALPRSYRMMQGFGVHTFRFVNAKGHGRFVKFHWRPLLGIHSLVWDETQKIAGKDPDFNRRDLWEAIEAGHFPEFEFGIQVIEEQDEFKLGIDLLDATKIIPEELVPIRWVGKMTLNQNPENFFAETEQVAFHPGHVVPGIDFTNDPLLQGRLFSYLDTQLIRLSGPNFHEIPINRPLVPVSNNQREGYHRMTVDKGKQSYFPNTVAKGCPMTASRADGGYLHYAEKIAGNKVRERSESFKDFYTQASLFYNSMTDPEKKRIVSAFHFELGKVMDKGIRKQVVELFNHVDGELAEQIAQGIGVAPPAFKKGKACDKIAKNLSQETSEHTAKNSIATRKIAILVAEGYSATELKLVRKALVAEGAVCDIIAQFQGPLKSDSGDEVDVDKHYATTASVLYDAVFIPGGSRSIKVLAKQGDALNFINEAFKHCKPLGATGDGVDLLMLSSIKGVTYSAGELQNDQGVVTIKQHTDLMPFIDQFKAAIAQHRHWQRNMKDEVPA; encoded by the coding sequence ATGGATAAGAAAAGGGAAAAAAAGCTTCATGAAAACAGCAAAAAACAACAAATGGAGGAATTTTCCAGCGATCACAGTGGCCAATTTCTAACAACCAATCATGGACTAAGAATCAATCACACTGATGATTCGTTAAAAGCAGGAGCTCGAGGCCCTACTATCATGGAGGATTTTCACTTTCGTGAGAAATTAACTCATTTTGATCATGAACGAATACCAGAAAGAGTTGTTCATGCGCGCGGCTCTGGTGCTTATGGCTATTTTCAGGTCTATGAATCTCTTGAAGATTTAACCATGGCAAAATTCCTTCATGACCCTCAACAAAAAACACCCACCTTTGTGCGTTTTTCCACCGTTGTTGGCTTTCGTGGTTCTGCTGATACAGTCAGAGATGTGCGTGGTTTCGCCACAAAGTTTTATACTGAGCAAGGTAATTATGATTTAGTCGGCAATAACATGCCGATTTTCTTTATTCAAGATGGTATTAAATTCCCTGATCTTGTTCACTCAATTAAGCCAGAGCAAGATAACCAAATGCCACAGGCATCCGCAGCCCATGACACCTTTTGGGATTTTGTGGCTAATACCCCAGAATCAGCACATATGATCATGTGGGTTTTATCCGATCGTGCGTTGCCACGCAGCTATCGGATGATGCAAGGCTTTGGTGTTCACACATTTCGCTTTGTTAATGCCAAGGGCCACGGACGGTTTGTTAAATTTCACTGGCGACCTTTGCTTGGTATCCATTCTTTAGTTTGGGATGAGACACAAAAAATTGCCGGTAAAGACCCGGATTTCAATAGGCGCGACCTCTGGGAAGCTATTGAAGCTGGCCATTTTCCTGAATTTGAATTTGGCATTCAGGTTATTGAGGAGCAAGATGAATTTAAGCTCGGTATTGATTTGCTGGATGCAACCAAAATTATCCCGGAAGAACTTGTTCCTATCCGTTGGGTGGGTAAAATGACGCTTAATCAGAACCCAGAAAATTTTTTTGCCGAAACAGAACAAGTTGCCTTTCATCCGGGTCATGTGGTGCCTGGCATTGATTTTACCAATGATCCTCTTTTACAAGGCCGCTTATTTTCCTATCTTGATACTCAATTAATTCGCCTGAGTGGGCCTAATTTTCATGAAATTCCCATTAATCGCCCGCTTGTTCCTGTAAGTAATAATCAACGTGAAGGCTATCATCGCATGACAGTTGATAAAGGTAAACAAAGCTATTTCCCCAATACAGTGGCCAAAGGTTGCCCAATGACCGCATCAAGAGCTGACGGAGGTTATCTTCATTATGCTGAAAAGATAGCCGGCAACAAAGTGCGCGAGCGTAGTGAAAGCTTTAAAGACTTTTATACCCAAGCCTCCCTTTTCTACAACAGCATGACTGATCCAGAAAAGAAACGTATTGTGAGTGCGTTTCATTTTGAATTGGGAAAAGTCATGGATAAAGGCATCAGAAAACAGGTGGTTGAACTGTTTAATCATGTGGATGGTGAATTAGCTGAACAAATAGCTCAAGGAATAGGGGTTGCACCGCCTGCATTTAAAAAAGGCAAAGCCTGCGACAAAATAGCCAAAAACCTGAGCCAGGAAACATCTGAACATACCGCAAAAAACAGTATTGCGACACGTAAAATAGCTATTCTTGTTGCTGAAGGTTATAGCGCAACCGAATTAAAGCTGGTGAGAAAAGCACTCGTAGCCGAAGGTGCAGTGTGTGATATTATTGCTCAATTTCAAGGACCACTCAAAAGTGATAGTGGTGATGAAGTGGATGTTGATAAACATTACGCAACCACTGCTTCCGTACTATACGATGCAGTATTTATTCCAGGTGGCAGTCGCAGTATAAAAGTCCTGGCTAAACAGGGCGATGCACTCAATTTTATTAATGAAGCATTTAAGCATTGTAAACCGTTAGGAGCCACGGGGGATGGGGTGGACTTACTGATGTTATCGTCTATTAAAGGAGTGACCTACTCTGCAGGAGAACTCCAAAATGATCAGGGCGTAGTGACTATCAAACAGCACACTGATCTTATGCCCTTTATTGATCAATTTAAAGCGGCTATAGCTCAGCATCGCCACTGGCAGCGAAATATGAAAGACGAAGTCCCGGCCTGA
- a CDS encoding Rid family hydrolase gives MKKLIEVDNVYNYDHLGFTNCVSYNGIIYITGQAGIDAQGNLVDPGIKEQAVKTFENIQTVLKAAGASLADILAMTCFIVDIEKNGPAFFATRAKMMPVNSFTSASIGISKLAMPGLLVEVQCTAALPSKTHL, from the coding sequence ATGAAAAAGCTTATAGAAGTTGACAATGTTTATAACTATGACCATTTAGGCTTTACTAACTGTGTTAGCTATAATGGCATTATTTATATTACCGGCCAAGCAGGCATCGATGCTCAAGGCAATCTCGTGGATCCAGGAATCAAAGAACAAGCAGTTAAAACATTTGAAAATATTCAAACCGTTTTGAAAGCAGCCGGCGCGAGTCTTGCTGATATACTGGCCATGACTTGTTTTATTGTTGATATTGAAAAAAATGGTCCTGCTTTTTTTGCAACTCGAGCAAAAATGATGCCGGTTAACTCCTTCACTAGCGCATCAATAGGTATTTCAAAATTGGCAATGCCAGGACTTCTTGTTGAAGTTCAATGTACAGCAGCATTACCGAGTAAAACTCACTTGTAA
- a CDS encoding coiled-coil domain-containing protein, with amino-acid sequence MAILLSTTSQDLISRLSKNSELTAIFQQQTTIEKAVLLSWLEKVQQTTTDEETAFLVASLNASLLKDFKESLQPSKPKKKEKPMSWLSRAKYLLLAIAGTLYFGCEGFDGVTAIMGIFSSVPTIAIFAVGTLFSVLSIIVFYSFDLVEISKNLGVKKGDAPKLLDVLLDEFQQIKAIRYELSKPGNKTQLQLEEDKKLAEMLLKRHQALNESRNKLKEALNNPYLKIARMATAAVAGIIFFSGGFFAGQTVALAIAGLFLTSVAATFWPVILASVVVGLAAFSVYWFVERPGIENLISRWKGLDKEKIDALCKSKVVDRETEKLQILLSNIEEKITPLNTTTILNEEKKELTQKIAGLESEKNALSLQATAFASRNSELLTEIERLQTQLKSLQESLVGVKSTQATAANRAIVDKKPTVALRYSANQTFFGETLLRKTKSLNDLWSSELVNQPLEKTANDYL; translated from the coding sequence ATGGCCATTCTACTGAGTACCACAAGCCAAGACTTGATTTCTCGATTGTCAAAAAATTCCGAACTTACCGCTATATTTCAACAACAAACGACAATAGAGAAAGCAGTACTGCTCAGTTGGCTTGAAAAAGTTCAACAAACTACTACTGATGAAGAGACGGCATTTTTAGTTGCTTCTTTAAATGCCTCTCTTTTAAAAGATTTTAAAGAGTCACTTCAGCCTTCCAAACCTAAGAAAAAAGAAAAGCCTATGAGTTGGTTAAGCCGGGCCAAATACCTTCTTTTAGCGATAGCCGGAACTCTCTATTTTGGTTGTGAGGGTTTTGATGGTGTTACAGCTATCATGGGTATTTTTTCCTCCGTTCCAACCATTGCTATTTTTGCGGTGGGTACTTTATTTTCCGTGCTTTCAATCATTGTATTTTATAGTTTTGACTTGGTTGAGATCTCCAAAAATTTAGGTGTAAAGAAAGGGGATGCGCCGAAACTTCTGGATGTGTTACTTGATGAGTTCCAACAAATTAAGGCTATACGCTACGAACTTTCAAAACCGGGAAATAAAACCCAACTACAATTAGAAGAGGACAAAAAACTGGCAGAAATGCTTCTTAAAAGGCATCAAGCGTTAAATGAATCCCGGAACAAGCTTAAGGAAGCTCTAAACAATCCCTATTTGAAAATCGCAAGAATGGCTACAGCCGCAGTCGCTGGTATTATCTTTTTTAGTGGTGGATTTTTTGCAGGTCAAACAGTGGCCTTGGCAATTGCCGGTTTATTTCTTACTTCAGTTGCTGCAACCTTCTGGCCTGTTATACTTGCCAGTGTTGTCGTTGGCTTGGCTGCCTTTAGTGTTTATTGGTTTGTAGAACGCCCCGGAATAGAAAATCTTATAAGCCGTTGGAAAGGATTGGATAAAGAGAAAATTGATGCATTATGCAAGTCTAAAGTGGTAGATCGTGAGACAGAAAAATTGCAAATTCTATTGAGCAATATTGAAGAAAAGATTACTCCATTAAACACGACTACGATACTTAACGAAGAGAAAAAAGAGTTAACCCAAAAAATAGCTGGTCTTGAGTCAGAAAAAAATGCCTTATCTCTACAAGCCACTGCTTTTGCATCACGTAATAGTGAACTGCTGACAGAAATAGAACGCTTGCAGACTCAATTAAAATCATTGCAAGAGTCCTTAGTTGGAGTTAAGTCCACTCAGGCTACTGCAGCAAATCGTGCTATTGTTGATAAAAAGCCGACTGTGGCACTACGATACAGTGCTAATCAAACCTTTTTTGGTGAGACATTATTAAGAAAAACCAAATCATTAAATGATCTGTGGTCTTCTGAATTGGTTAATCAACCCTTGGAAAAAACTGCAAATGATTATTTATGA
- the hda gene encoding DnaA regulatory inactivator Hda codes for MNQQLALAIQLNDEATLNNFCWDNNPLLKQQIERCLSGTGERLLTLWGNSGCGKSHLLQACCQALNGQTTIYLPLQILKEWGPESIEGVDKHNYVAIDDIDLIAGDAAWEEALFHLYNKVRDNEDTTLIISSGQPLTAIKINLPDLRSRLSWGLVMQLHELNDELKIKTLQLHAQQRGFKLPVSVGQFLLNRCGRNMHDLQITLHQLDEASLAAQRKITIPFVKSILNI; via the coding sequence ATGAATCAGCAATTGGCTTTAGCAATTCAATTAAATGATGAAGCGACCCTGAACAATTTCTGCTGGGACAATAATCCGTTGTTAAAGCAGCAAATCGAGAGGTGTTTGTCAGGCACGGGGGAACGATTATTGACCCTTTGGGGAAATTCAGGTTGTGGTAAATCGCATTTGCTACAGGCTTGTTGTCAAGCTCTGAATGGTCAAACAACAATTTATCTTCCCTTACAGATTTTAAAAGAATGGGGGCCGGAGAGCATTGAGGGCGTGGATAAGCATAATTATGTTGCTATTGATGACATTGATTTAATTGCTGGTGACGCAGCGTGGGAAGAGGCACTATTTCATCTTTACAACAAGGTACGTGACAATGAGGATACAACCTTAATCATCAGCAGTGGACAACCTCTGACGGCAATAAAAATAAATTTGCCAGATTTACGTTCGCGGTTGAGTTGGGGTTTAGTCATGCAACTTCATGAACTCAACGATGAATTAAAAATTAAAACCTTACAATTGCATGCACAACAGCGAGGTTTTAAATTACCAGTGAGTGTGGGACAGTTCCTGCTTAATCGATGCGGTCGTAACATGCATGATTTGCAAATCACGCTACATCAATTGGATGAAGCTTCCCTGGCAGCTCAACGTAAAATTACTATTCCTTTTGTGAAGTCAATTCTCAATATTTAA
- a CDS encoding CDP-alcohol phosphatidyltransferase family protein yields MFKLPFLRYIPNALTVLRFVLIVPFLVFLYEKEYTRAFYLFLIAGLTDGFDGWLARHFQWQSTLGSFIDPMADKLLVASSFISLAFIGSLPWWLVILVFLRDLTISLGVLAWYWFIQRQLNFEPTRLSKINTSLQLALVTLCLFELAFFTFAPYLIETLIFLTAITTAVSYLDYVWTWSKKAFSRNA; encoded by the coding sequence ATGTTTAAGTTACCATTTCTAAGATATATACCAAATGCTCTTACTGTATTGCGTTTCGTATTAATAGTGCCATTTTTGGTCTTTTTGTACGAAAAGGAATATACGCGTGCTTTTTATTTATTTCTTATCGCAGGACTGACTGACGGATTCGATGGCTGGTTAGCCAGGCATTTTCAATGGCAGAGCACTTTAGGTTCATTTATCGATCCTATGGCAGACAAATTACTCGTGGCCTCCAGTTTTATTTCTTTAGCATTCATTGGTTCATTGCCCTGGTGGCTGGTTATTTTGGTGTTTTTACGCGACTTAACAATTTCTTTGGGTGTTCTGGCTTGGTATTGGTTTATTCAGCGTCAACTTAATTTTGAGCCAACGCGACTAAGTAAGATTAATACCAGCTTACAACTTGCTTTAGTGACTTTATGTCTTTTTGAATTGGCTTTTTTTACATTTGCGCCTTATTTAATAGAAACACTTATTTTTCTGACTGCAATAACCACCGCTGTAAGCTATTTGGACTATGTCTGGACTTGGAGCAAAAAAGCTTTCTCGCGGAATGCTTGA
- a CDS encoding IucA/IucC family protein: MALAYGDFHEVTHQLRFMLFEIGIGLPQQTIEYFITQAHRECLRRLQQAASLEGLTTSPINSHHIHDFIDQLQEQLKHKQPTLKFFNWQAFKHELDETVANEAMAQAYRQCWQLELRKQAKRFSNFWQWLCEKNNTYEILQLLEQWGCIGHPYYPNFRAKIGFSRREVLQYSPEFNAQINLHWCALHQRHTYLAAHNLGYKSLIRKHFPNEYQLWRNHLLFKQYNPDNYLPLPLHPWQWRNQIQQQFSSLIDSKALILLPHLQVVKPTMAFHTVMPQAAGACYLKLATAVQTVSANHTISQDSIDHGSLLALWLNHLLKKHDNYRQSLFIAADVASLGVSPTLVPASQCKQLAVILCDNPMSKQKNGQIPVPLGALFAQSPLSGKPLFIDILNSSGITPHAYFKDYCQKLLSGQLHLLLHYGIALEAHPQNTLIVFSNHRPVALIIKDLENACLCLHRFYEHVSKPKLSPDSKVMTENLNELVNKFIHGNFLSNIMGWIDNLSHNYSLAADDLWQIVHEEVRKQLKDFTSEINVELLNYYKYQLLERDWRPFSLLPIRLSNVSNACLAPPIFNPLSHLRSSNKRDSRTRIV, encoded by the coding sequence ATGGCCTTAGCCTATGGTGACTTTCATGAGGTAACCCATCAACTTCGTTTTATGCTCTTTGAAATAGGCATTGGGCTTCCTCAGCAAACCATTGAATATTTTATTACGCAGGCTCATCGTGAGTGTCTGCGGCGCTTACAGCAAGCCGCAAGCCTTGAGGGATTAACTACCTCACCTATTAATAGTCATCACATCCATGATTTTATTGATCAGTTGCAAGAACAGCTTAAACACAAACAGCCTACTTTAAAATTTTTTAATTGGCAGGCATTTAAACACGAATTGGATGAAACAGTGGCTAATGAAGCCATGGCTCAAGCTTACCGCCAATGCTGGCAACTGGAATTAAGGAAGCAGGCAAAGCGCTTTTCCAATTTTTGGCAATGGTTATGCGAAAAAAACAATACCTATGAAATTTTACAGCTTTTAGAGCAATGGGGATGTATTGGTCACCCCTATTATCCAAATTTTCGCGCCAAAATAGGATTTAGCCGTCGTGAAGTTTTGCAGTACTCACCTGAATTTAATGCGCAAATTAATCTTCACTGGTGTGCTTTGCATCAACGACACACTTACCTTGCAGCACACAATCTTGGCTATAAGTCTTTAATAAGGAAACACTTCCCGAATGAATATCAACTTTGGCGAAATCATTTATTATTTAAGCAGTATAATCCTGATAATTATTTGCCTCTGCCACTTCACCCCTGGCAGTGGCGCAATCAGATTCAACAGCAGTTTTCGTCATTAATTGATAGTAAAGCGTTAATTTTGCTACCTCATCTCCAAGTGGTTAAACCGACCATGGCTTTTCATACAGTAATGCCGCAAGCAGCAGGCGCCTGCTACTTAAAGTTAGCAACAGCGGTGCAGACTGTTTCGGCAAACCATACAATCTCACAAGATTCAATAGACCATGGCTCCCTGTTGGCTCTTTGGCTTAATCACTTGCTGAAGAAACATGACAATTATCGACAGAGTCTGTTTATAGCTGCTGATGTAGCAAGTTTAGGTGTGAGTCCTACCCTGGTACCAGCATCCCAGTGCAAGCAACTTGCAGTAATCTTATGTGACAATCCGATGTCCAAGCAAAAGAATGGGCAAATTCCAGTGCCGTTGGGTGCACTCTTTGCACAATCACCACTCTCTGGTAAGCCGCTTTTTATCGATATTCTTAATAGCAGCGGAATAACACCTCACGCTTACTTTAAAGATTATTGCCAAAAATTATTGTCAGGCCAACTGCATTTACTGTTGCATTACGGCATTGCTCTTGAAGCCCACCCACAAAATACCTTAATTGTCTTTAGCAATCATCGCCCAGTGGCGCTGATTATTAAAGATTTAGAGAATGCCTGTCTTTGTCTGCACCGATTTTATGAGCATGTCTCAAAACCTAAACTTTCCCCTGATTCAAAGGTAATGACTGAAAATTTAAATGAACTTGTCAATAAATTTATTCATGGCAATTTTTTAAGCAATATAATGGGTTGGATTGATAATCTGAGCCATAATTATAGCCTTGCAGCAGATGATTTATGGCAGATTGTGCATGAAGAAGTGAGAAAGCAGCTGAAAGATTTTACTTCGGAAATTAATGTTGAACTTTTAAATTATTATAAATATCAATTGCTTGAGCGAGACTGGCGACCTTTCTCCTTATTGCCAATACGTCTTTCCAACGTCAGTAATGCATGTCTGGCACCTCCTATTTTTAATCCTCTTAGTCACCTGCGCTCCTCTAACAAACGTGACAGTCGCACAAGGATTGTATAA
- a CDS encoding DUF3592 domain-containing protein, with product MRSLTALLILASVATFLLAGYYLIEAWRITHNTVATRGEVISFVVKPSQNNVARATMLRYPIVRFKNKTGDTITATAHLGYYLHQYKVGEHVPVLYHVHNSNHVAIGNPIAIWIRFVLVFIAALFFTVLACVTAMTRNK from the coding sequence ATGAGATCACTAACTGCTCTTTTAATCTTAGCCAGTGTCGCAACCTTTCTCCTTGCCGGCTATTATTTAATTGAAGCCTGGCGAATCACCCACAATACCGTTGCCACAAGGGGAGAAGTCATCAGTTTCGTCGTTAAACCTTCACAAAACAATGTGGCTCGTGCAACGATGCTGCGTTACCCCATTGTACGTTTTAAGAATAAAACAGGCGATACAATAACAGCGACTGCGCATCTAGGATATTATCTCCATCAATATAAGGTTGGTGAGCATGTTCCGGTCCTCTATCACGTTCATAACTCCAATCATGTTGCGATCGGTAACCCCATTGCTATTTGGATACGTTTTGTTCTGGTTTTTATAGCAGCACTTTTCTTTACTGTGTTAGCTTGTGTCACGGCAATGACTCGAAATAAATAA
- the yhbY gene encoding ribosome assembly RNA-binding protein YhbY: MDTAFRQSLKAKAHHLKPVILLGAKGLTPAVVDETNVALTAHELIKVKLSGIEKEERQTIASELCQQLNAELVQLIGNVAIIYRKNEENA; the protein is encoded by the coding sequence ATGGACACCGCATTTAGACAATCGCTAAAAGCAAAAGCCCATCACTTAAAGCCTGTTATTCTTTTGGGAGCCAAAGGTTTAACACCAGCTGTAGTAGACGAAACCAATGTCGCTCTAACCGCCCATGAATTAATTAAAGTTAAATTAAGTGGCATAGAAAAAGAAGAGCGGCAAACGATAGCTTCTGAACTTTGCCAACAGCTTAATGCCGAGCTGGTACAATTAATCGGCAACGTTGCCATTATTTATCGCAAAAATGAAGAGAATGCTTAA
- the rlmE gene encoding 23S rRNA (uridine(2552)-2'-O)-methyltransferase RlmE, with product MSRSKSSKRWLQEHFDDVFVKKAQIEGYRSRAVYKLKEIDEKEHLLKPGMTVVDLGAAPGGWTQYVSEKIEGRGTIIALDLLPMDSLPGVNFIQGDFREDEIFQQLINRIPEHGVDLLLSDMAPNMSGSAAIDIPRAMYLAELAFDFGAKMLKPGGALLMKVFHGAGFDELVKQARAQFDKVVIRKPAASRSRSRETYLLAKGYNL from the coding sequence ATGTCCCGTTCTAAAAGTAGTAAACGTTGGCTGCAGGAGCATTTTGATGATGTTTTTGTAAAAAAAGCGCAAATAGAAGGTTACCGTAGTCGAGCAGTTTATAAGCTAAAAGAGATTGATGAGAAGGAGCATTTGTTGAAACCCGGGATGACTGTCGTCGATTTAGGCGCTGCTCCAGGAGGATGGACGCAATATGTGTCTGAAAAAATTGAAGGACGCGGCACGATTATTGCACTAGACCTTTTGCCAATGGATTCATTACCAGGAGTAAATTTTATCCAGGGGGATTTTCGTGAGGATGAAATTTTCCAGCAATTAATAAATAGAATTCCTGAGCATGGCGTGGACTTGCTTTTATCAGATATGGCCCCAAATATGAGTGGTTCGGCAGCAATTGATATTCCGCGCGCGATGTATTTAGCTGAATTGGCATTTGATTTTGGTGCCAAGATGCTAAAACCAGGGGGAGCTTTATTAATGAAAGTTTTTCACGGTGCTGGTTTTGATGAATTGGTAAAGCAAGCGCGTGCGCAATTTGATAAAGTAGTCATTCGTAAGCCTGCTGCTTCACGTTCTCGCTCGCGAGAAACCTATTTGCTGGCGAAGGGCTATAATTTATAG
- the ftsH gene encoding ATP-dependent zinc metalloprotease FtsH has product MVKNLFLWLIIAIVLVSVFSNFGPRHTSAEKISYSKFLKEVDQGMISTVTIEDNKVIKGLTKNNHRFVTYMPMQDDALLGELLKNQVDISGQEKQQESFLLHLFINWFPMLLLIGVWIFFMRQMQGGGGRGAMSFGRSRARLLGEDQVKVTFADVAGVDEAKEEVKELVDFLRDPSKFQNLGGRIPRGVLLVGPPGTGKTLLAKAVAGEAKVPFFTISGSDFVEMFVGVGASRVRDMFEQAKKNAPCIIFIDEIDAVGRHRGAGLGGGHDEREQTLNQLLVEMDGFEGNEGVIVVAATNRPDVLDPALLRPGRFDRQVVVPLPDIRGREQILKVHLQKVPIDKDVEILPIARGTPGFSGADLANLVNEAALFAARANKRKVGMIELDKAKDKIMMGAERRSMVMDENEKKLTAYHEAGHAIVGLSVPEHDPVYKVTIIPRGRALGVTMFLPEQDRYSHSKRRLESQLSSLFGGRIAEELIFGAESVTTGASNDIMRATEIARKMVTTWGLSNLGPLTFGEEQGEVFLGRTVNQHKEISDKTAQNIDLEIKEIVDRNYQRAKEILLANMDKLHLMAEGLIKYETIDSKQIQEIMSGQEPSPPDDWEATKLLDKDKKGGDTTPTTINGKPVDHPAGEH; this is encoded by the coding sequence ATGGTAAAAAATTTATTTTTGTGGCTGATAATAGCAATAGTGCTGGTTTCAGTATTCAGTAATTTTGGCCCTCGCCACACATCCGCTGAAAAAATCTCCTATAGCAAATTCCTGAAGGAAGTTGATCAAGGCATGATTAGCACCGTAACCATTGAAGACAACAAAGTCATTAAAGGTCTTACGAAAAATAATCACCGTTTTGTCACTTATATGCCGATGCAAGATGACGCTTTGCTAGGCGAATTATTAAAAAATCAGGTCGATATCAGTGGTCAGGAAAAACAACAGGAAAGCTTCCTGTTACATCTCTTCATTAACTGGTTCCCAATGTTATTGTTAATTGGTGTCTGGATTTTCTTTATGCGACAGATGCAAGGTGGCGGCGGTCGCGGTGCCATGTCATTTGGACGCTCCCGTGCACGCCTGCTGGGAGAAGATCAGGTGAAGGTGACTTTTGCCGACGTTGCTGGGGTTGATGAAGCTAAAGAAGAAGTTAAAGAGTTGGTAGATTTCTTACGTGATCCTTCCAAATTCCAGAATTTAGGGGGTCGCATTCCACGAGGGGTCTTGCTGGTTGGTCCTCCTGGGACAGGTAAAACGTTATTGGCAAAAGCAGTAGCCGGTGAAGCCAAGGTGCCATTTTTTACAATTTCGGGTTCCGACTTTGTGGAAATGTTTGTTGGCGTGGGAGCTTCTCGAGTTCGAGATATGTTTGAGCAGGCTAAGAAGAATGCTCCTTGTATTATCTTTATTGACGAAATTGATGCCGTGGGTAGACATCGAGGTGCAGGGTTAGGTGGTGGTCATGATGAACGCGAGCAAACCTTAAACCAATTGCTCGTCGAAATGGATGGCTTCGAGGGTAATGAAGGCGTTATTGTGGTTGCAGCTACCAACCGTCCTGATGTTCTTGACCCAGCCTTGTTGCGTCCAGGTCGTTTTGATCGTCAAGTGGTTGTGCCTTTGCCTGATATTCGCGGCCGTGAACAAATTTTAAAAGTCCATTTACAGAAAGTCCCCATTGATAAGGATGTAGAAATACTCCCTATTGCACGTGGAACACCTGGCTTTTCAGGTGCTGATTTGGCAAATTTGGTAAATGAAGCAGCTTTATTTGCTGCTCGTGCCAATAAGCGCAAGGTAGGTATGATTGAGCTTGATAAAGCAAAAGATAAAATTATGATGGGCGCTGAAAGACGCTCCATGGTCATGGATGAGAATGAGAAAAAATTAACAGCTTATCATGAGGCAGGGCATGCTATTGTTGGCCTTTCTGTTCCTGAACATGATCCTGTCTATAAAGTAACGATTATTCCTCGTGGTCGTGCCCTGGGTGTGACGATGTTTTTGCCAGAGCAAGATCGCTACAGTCATAGCAAGCGCCGCTTGGAGAGCCAACTATCCAGTCTTTTTGGAGGACGTATTGCAGAAGAGCTAATTTTTGGCGCAGAAAGCGTAACTACTGGTGCTTCGAATGATATTATGCGCGCTACTGAAATTGCTCGTAAAATGGTTACCACCTGGGGCCTCTCCAATCTTGGTCCATTGACGTTTGGTGAAGAGCAGGGCGAAGTATTTTTAGGTCGCACAGTAAATCAACATAAAGAAATTTCTGACAAGACTGCCCAGAATATTGATCTCGAAATTAAAGAAATTGTGGATAGAAATTATCAACGTGCTAAAGAAATTCTCTTGGCAAATATGGATAAACTTCACCTGATGGCTGAAGGATTAATTAAATATGAAACCATTGATTCGAAGCAAATTCAGGAAATTATGTCTGGTCAGGAACCTTCTCCTCCAGATGATTGGGAAGCTACGAAGCTTCTTGATAAGGATAAGAAAGGTGGCGATACTACCCCAACAACCATAAACGGTAAGCCTGTTGACCATCCGGCAGGCGAACATTAG